In Pedobacter sp. W3I1, one DNA window encodes the following:
- the blaB3PEDO gene encoding PEDO-2 family subclass B3 metallo-beta-lactamase, which yields MKKIFLLVLLFCSMLGFAQTVTEPANNPKEWSQATEPFRIAGNLYYVGTYDLASYLIVTEKGNILINTGLANSLSIIKENMKALGFDYKSIKILLLTQAHFDHLGAMAEIKKETGAKLYVDEKDADALETGGKSDYELGKYGISFKPVKPDFLLKNNDKIKLGSTTLTMLHHPGHTKGSCSFIFDTKDKNSSYKILIANMPSIIVDRKFSEITSYKDIQKDYTETFKAMKKLDFDLWVSSHASQFDLHDKRKSGDPYSPKVFMDKNKFFEDLRDLENIFLEKIKN from the coding sequence ATGAAAAAAATATTTTTACTGGTTTTATTGTTTTGCAGCATGTTGGGTTTTGCTCAAACAGTGACAGAGCCAGCTAATAATCCAAAAGAATGGTCTCAAGCTACAGAGCCGTTTAGAATTGCAGGTAATCTGTATTATGTTGGCACTTACGATTTAGCTTCTTATTTAATTGTAACAGAGAAAGGAAATATATTAATAAATACAGGTTTAGCTAATTCGCTTTCAATAATAAAAGAAAATATGAAAGCTTTGGGATTTGATTATAAATCAATCAAAATTTTGCTCTTAACCCAGGCCCATTTTGATCATTTGGGTGCAATGGCTGAGATTAAAAAAGAAACCGGTGCAAAACTATATGTAGATGAGAAAGATGCAGATGCCCTTGAAACCGGCGGCAAATCGGATTATGAACTTGGGAAATATGGCATAAGTTTCAAACCCGTAAAACCTGATTTCCTGTTGAAGAATAACGATAAAATTAAATTAGGCAGCACTACTTTAACAATGCTTCATCATCCTGGGCATACTAAAGGATCGTGTAGTTTTATATTTGATACGAAAGATAAGAATTCTAGCTACAAGATTTTGATTGCCAATATGCCATCCATAATTGTTGATAGAAAATTCTCAGAAATAACATCATATAAGGATATTCAAAAAGATTATACAGAAACTTTTAAAGCAATGAAAAAGCTTGACTTTGATCTTTGGGTTTCCTCTCACGCAAGTCAATTTGATCTCCATGATAAACGTAAATCAGGAGACCCTTATAGTCCAAAAGTTTTTATGGATAAAAATAAATTTTTCGAAGATCTTCGAGATCTGGAAAATATTTTTCTCGAAAAAATAAAAAATTAG
- a CDS encoding LexA family transcriptional regulator, with translation MSNISNNLKYLRKKKGHTQQNFADIMEIKRSLIGAYEEDRAEPKYDLLKKIAEYFDLTIDEFINEKISDSWKPKPKSQGSNLRVLSISVDQNDRENIELVPVKASAGYLNGFSDPQYISDLPKFQLPLAALRQGTFRAFEIMGDSMLPVQPGSVIIGEYLDNWNEVKTGETYIVISKNEGVVYKRAGNRFRENKDLKLISDNKVYDAYTIAADDILEIWKAKAYISTSLPEPAPDPTMETLTQMMAQMQKSISQLNKN, from the coding sequence ATGTCAAATATTTCAAATAATTTAAAGTACCTCAGGAAGAAAAAAGGCCATACACAGCAAAATTTCGCTGATATTATGGAAATCAAGAGATCGCTCATCGGCGCTTACGAGGAAGACCGGGCGGAACCTAAATATGATTTGCTAAAAAAAATAGCCGAATACTTTGATCTTACCATCGATGAATTCATCAATGAGAAAATATCTGACAGCTGGAAACCGAAGCCAAAAAGCCAGGGATCTAACCTTAGGGTACTCAGTATTTCTGTTGATCAGAACGACCGCGAAAACATCGAACTGGTTCCGGTTAAAGCAAGTGCTGGTTACTTGAACGGCTTTTCAGACCCTCAATATATTAGTGATCTGCCAAAATTTCAACTTCCCTTAGCTGCATTAAGGCAAGGTACATTCAGGGCTTTTGAAATTATGGGCGATAGTATGTTACCCGTTCAACCTGGCAGTGTGATTATTGGCGAATACCTGGATAACTGGAATGAGGTAAAAACTGGCGAAACCTACATCGTGATTAGTAAAAATGAAGGTGTAGTATATAAAAGAGCGGGTAACCGTTTCAGAGAGAATAAAGATTTAAAGCTGATATCAGATAATAAGGTATACGATGCTTATACAATTGCTGCCGACGACATCCTGGAAATCTGGAAAGCCAAAGCATATATATCGACCTCATTACCTGAGCCTGCACCAGACCCAACAATGGAAACCTTGACACAAATGATGGCGCAAATGCAGAAATCAATCTCTCAGTTAAATAAAAATTAA
- a CDS encoding DUF5689 domain-containing protein: MNKIIRNMLFALGCIAVIISCKRDTDYVLSTPSMFIPNVDLRKIYKNTEVTLTTENMRGASMVKGQVISNHSTNNLPSGLLIIQNTRIVGGLDSLRGIAINIGVDAAKYVPGDSVHVKIEGGVLKRVDGTLQIMGKTAADVTKIASGKTLYISRGYGNLIATYPDRYECTLLTIYKCTFNPTLSATETLAGDKVLNDGTNDFGFYTNPNASFASVKPPYSGNYKGIIINKIVNDKILPQLRITNANDIGALSTNIDAPECVISGFISDVNGGDGNNEYVQLRATKDINFANTPFSLIVSNNAGASVPTGVPAQGWATGQQRTYKINLTSGTVSKGEFFYVGGINKLINGANSTSIASSKWIRALDYNKVSDRFNSASTVTGNATTGLMANSGNAFGMAVFRGIEVTGATVPIDVLWVSTGGLLYQSGGAPNYGGGYRIGNTDIYDVINPQNLVPQPFYRAGTNTQSLTYLTADLGYFYLLGGAYDTKLNKWVKARTQTPILLTKTSALTDIEPANATEIR, from the coding sequence ATGAATAAAATAATAAGAAATATGCTGTTTGCACTAGGATGTATTGCAGTTATAATAAGTTGTAAAAGAGATACCGATTACGTATTATCAACACCTAGTATGTTTATCCCAAATGTTGATTTACGCAAAATTTATAAAAATACTGAAGTAACGCTTACAACCGAAAATATGCGTGGGGCCAGTATGGTTAAAGGACAGGTAATTTCTAATCATTCTACCAATAATTTGCCATCGGGTTTGCTCATCATTCAAAATACTAGAATTGTTGGTGGGCTAGATTCATTAAGAGGTATTGCCATAAACATTGGTGTTGATGCTGCAAAATATGTTCCTGGCGATTCTGTTCATGTTAAAATTGAAGGGGGAGTGTTGAAACGTGTTGATGGTACGTTACAAATTATGGGCAAAACTGCTGCTGATGTTACTAAAATTGCTTCAGGTAAAACTTTATATATTTCGAGAGGATATGGCAATCTAATAGCTACTTATCCAGATAGGTACGAATGTACTTTGCTAACTATTTATAAATGCACATTCAATCCAACATTATCTGCTACAGAAACCTTAGCAGGCGATAAAGTTTTAAATGATGGTACAAATGATTTCGGATTCTATACCAATCCAAACGCGTCATTTGCATCTGTAAAGCCACCATATTCTGGTAATTATAAAGGGATAATAATCAATAAAATCGTTAATGATAAAATACTTCCACAACTACGTATAACTAATGCTAATGATATTGGCGCTTTAAGCACTAACATTGATGCTCCTGAATGTGTAATTTCAGGCTTTATAAGTGATGTAAATGGTGGTGATGGCAACAATGAATACGTTCAGCTCAGGGCTACTAAAGATATTAATTTTGCCAACACGCCTTTTTCTTTAATAGTTTCTAATAATGCTGGAGCATCTGTACCAACGGGTGTACCAGCACAAGGTTGGGCAACTGGCCAGCAGCGTACTTACAAAATAAATCTAACCTCTGGCACTGTAAGCAAAGGCGAATTTTTCTATGTTGGTGGTATAAATAAATTAATTAACGGCGCTAATTCTACATCAATTGCCTCATCAAAATGGATTAGGGCATTAGATTATAATAAGGTGAGCGATCGTTTTAACTCAGCTAGTACAGTTACTGGTAATGCCACCACGGGTTTAATGGCAAATAGTGGTAATGCATTCGGGATGGCAGTATTTAGAGGTATTGAGGTTACCGGAGCTACTGTACCTATCGATGTATTGTGGGTTAGTACTGGCGGGCTTTTATATCAATCTGGCGGCGCCCCTAATTATGGTGGAGGTTACAGAATTGGTAATACTGATATTTACGATGTCATTAATCCCCAAAATTTAGTTCCTCAACCTTTTTACAGAGCAGGTACAAATACACAATCGTTAACCTATTTAACTGCAGATTTAGGCTATTTCTACCTTTTAGGCGGTGCTTATGATACAAAATTAAATAAATGGGTAAAAGCAAGAACGCAAACTCCAATTCTTTTAACTAAAACCTCAGCACTTACAGATATTGAGCCTGCTAACGCAACTGAAATAAGATAA
- a CDS encoding glycerophosphodiester phosphodiesterase family protein has translation MKLNTTAIFIFLSAFAAKSFSQEVKFPAFSAEAHRGGRGLMPENTILAMLNAMKIEGITTLEMDTHISKDNKVVVTHDDYLSPAFMLTPEGKDIPATDAKKYPIFGMNYDEIKQFDLGTKYYELFPQQKKEKTHLSLLSDLIDAVQHDIKTHKRKQFFYNIETKCSESGDGITNPKPEAFVKLLMDVVIKKKIADFVVIQSFDKRTIQIIHEKYPKMKTSFLVANKKTYEENIADLGFKPFILSPVWQMVNEELVKKAHADGVKIIPWTANTLGDIQKLKALNVDGIISDYPDILVQAK, from the coding sequence ATGAAACTTAATACAACAGCAATTTTTATTTTCTTATCTGCATTTGCAGCTAAATCATTTAGTCAGGAAGTTAAATTTCCGGCATTTAGCGCAGAAGCACATCGTGGCGGGCGTGGACTTATGCCCGAAAACACAATTTTAGCCATGTTAAACGCTATGAAAATAGAAGGAATTACCACTTTGGAAATGGATACCCACATCTCTAAAGACAATAAAGTAGTGGTAACACATGACGATTATCTAAGTCCGGCATTTATGCTTACACCTGAAGGAAAAGACATTCCGGCAACTGATGCTAAGAAATACCCGATTTTTGGAATGAATTACGATGAAATCAAACAATTTGATCTTGGCACCAAATATTATGAGCTGTTTCCCCAGCAGAAAAAAGAAAAAACACATCTTTCTTTACTTTCCGATCTGATTGATGCCGTTCAGCATGATATTAAAACCCATAAACGCAAGCAGTTTTTCTATAATATCGAAACTAAATGCAGCGAAAGCGGCGATGGTATCACTAATCCTAAACCCGAAGCGTTTGTTAAGCTTTTAATGGATGTAGTTATAAAGAAAAAGATCGCTGATTTTGTAGTGATCCAGTCTTTCGATAAAAGGACAATTCAGATTATCCATGAAAAGTATCCGAAAATGAAAACCTCTTTTTTGGTTGCCAATAAAAAAACATATGAAGAAAATATTGCCGATTTAGGCTTTAAACCATTTATTTTAAGTCCGGTTTGGCAAATGGTGAATGAGGAACTGGTTAAAAAAGCACATGCAGATGGCGTAAAAATTATTCCCTGGACAGCCAATACTTTAGGCGATATCCAAAAACTAAAGGCATTAAACGTTGATGGCATTATTTCTGATTATCCGGATATTTTAGTTCAGGCAAAATAG
- a CDS encoding calcineurin-like phosphoesterase family protein — protein sequence MNRRSFIQKSALLGTTLFVSIKAFSFSSLLENKISGRILSKGKGIANVVVSDGFNLVQTDKSGYYTIEINPLAKFVWISTPSGYEFKTESNIARHYYKPDTAGKLNFDLKPLKQNDNKHNFIIWADPQVKNKKDVQQMMETAVPDTREVVKGMGKTPVHGIGVGDLVWDNFDLFPAYDEAIAEIGIPFFQALGNHDQDYRQGGDDTSDRTFQAHYGPTYYSFNRGKAHYVVLDDVRYLGVERTYDGYITQTQLEWLAKDLQLVPKDALLIICLHIPVHNSVKNNNDFYALLKDFKNVHIMSGHTHFNKNVIKNGIYEHNHGTVCGGWWTGPICEDGTPRGYGVYEVDGTNLKWYYKSTGRDRKEQLDIYVDTLTNQKRLIANVWNYDPEWKVEYFLDGKPMGALAQQDGYDPLAVKLYKGDKLPNPRPFVEPRSTDHLFMAHFEPSVKKVKVVATDRFGEEFEAEINA from the coding sequence ATGAATAGAAGATCCTTTATTCAAAAATCTGCACTTTTAGGTACAACGCTATTTGTTAGTATCAAAGCTTTTTCTTTTTCATCGCTATTAGAAAACAAAATTTCTGGTAGGATATTAAGTAAAGGAAAAGGAATAGCTAACGTTGTAGTTTCAGATGGCTTTAACCTAGTTCAAACTGATAAATCAGGCTATTACACCATCGAAATTAATCCCCTGGCGAAATTTGTCTGGATTAGCACACCTTCAGGTTACGAATTTAAAACTGAAAGTAACATTGCCCGCCATTATTATAAACCAGATACCGCAGGTAAATTAAATTTCGATCTTAAGCCGTTAAAACAAAACGACAACAAACACAACTTTATCATTTGGGCAGATCCTCAGGTGAAGAATAAAAAGGATGTTCAGCAAATGATGGAAACCGCTGTTCCCGATACAAGAGAAGTGGTTAAAGGAATGGGGAAAACACCTGTTCATGGCATCGGCGTAGGTGATTTAGTTTGGGATAATTTCGATCTTTTTCCTGCATACGATGAGGCTATCGCTGAAATTGGCATTCCATTTTTTCAGGCATTAGGAAACCATGATCAGGATTATAGGCAGGGTGGCGACGATACTTCAGATCGAACCTTTCAAGCACATTACGGGCCAACGTATTACTCTTTTAACAGAGGAAAAGCTCATTACGTTGTTTTAGATGACGTACGTTATTTAGGGGTGGAAAGAACTTACGATGGCTATATTACGCAAACACAATTAGAATGGTTGGCTAAAGATCTTCAACTGGTGCCTAAAGATGCATTACTGATCATCTGTCTTCATATCCCGGTACATAACTCTGTTAAAAACAACAATGATTTTTATGCCCTACTAAAAGATTTCAAAAACGTTCATATCATGTCGGGACATACGCATTTTAACAAGAATGTAATCAAGAATGGCATTTACGAACATAACCATGGTACCGTTTGTGGTGGCTGGTGGACAGGCCCGATTTGCGAAGATGGTACGCCGCGTGGTTATGGCGTTTATGAAGTAGATGGAACCAATTTGAAATGGTACTACAAATCGACAGGGAGAGATCGTAAAGAGCAGCTTGATATCTATGTTGATACCTTAACCAATCAAAAAAGATTAATTGCCAACGTTTGGAATTATGATCCTGAATGGAAGGTTGAATATTTCCTTGATGGCAAACCAATGGGCGCATTGGCACAACAAGATGGTTATGATCCACTGGCAGTAAAGCTGTATAAAGGCGATAAGCTACCAAATCCGAGGCCGTTTGTGGAGCCAAGATCAACAGACCATTTGTTTATGGCACATTTCGAGCCATCGGTTAAAAAAGTTAAAGTAGTAGCTACAGACCGCTTCGGAGAAGAATTTGAGGCTGAAATTAATGCGTAA
- a CDS encoding GIY-YIG nuclease family protein produces MKKFVYIVTDRNRTSMHVGMSSDLMKTLDFYKQMPNLFFDNGQQLTRLVYFEEFKTEAQALVRFKSISRFTRMQKERLVRSCNPDWIDLTIGLDFENILLHRNISNQVKLSFTSLS; encoded by the coding sequence ATGAAAAAGTTTGTTTATATCGTTACCGACAGAAATCGTACAAGTATGCACGTGGGCATGAGCTCTGATTTAATGAAGACACTGGATTTCTACAAACAGATGCCAAACTTGTTTTTTGATAATGGGCAGCAATTAACCCGTTTGGTTTATTTTGAGGAGTTTAAAACAGAAGCACAAGCTTTGGTTCGTTTTAAATCAATTAGTCGGTTTACACGTATGCAGAAAGAGCGTTTGGTAAGGTCTTGTAATCCGGATTGGATTGATTTAACTATAGGCCTTGATTTTGAAAATATTCTTTTACATCGTAATATCAGCAATCAGGTTAAACTATCATTTACAAGTCTGTCTTAA
- a CDS encoding pyridoxal phosphate-dependent aminotransferase family protein translates to MSKIEQFLNGKLQERKDNLSIRNLSTNIPPFDFCSNDYLGFARSGELKNLIGETLAALPNYLNGAGGSRLLSGNTKFTEETEQFIADFHLAESGLIFNSGYDANVGLLSSIPQRGDTIITDELIHASIIDGCRLSHAIRYKFLHNDINDLENKLKLAKGNIFVVVESVYSMDGDISPLIAISNLCERYQASLIVDEAHAIGVFGANGRGLINQLNLTDQVFARIVTFGKALGLHGAIILGSKNLRHYLINFARSFIYTTAAPIHNIVAVSSAYQHLNKIDHQLIHQKIALFRKALKEQKIDALDSESTIQGILFSSNEATKLAAKTLQSKGFDVRAILSPTVAPGKERLRICLHTFNTDEEIISLVNHLKELN, encoded by the coding sequence ATGAGCAAAATTGAACAGTTTCTTAATGGTAAACTTCAGGAACGAAAAGATAACCTTTCGATCAGGAATTTATCAACGAACATCCCTCCTTTTGATTTTTGTTCAAATGATTATTTAGGTTTTGCCAGATCTGGTGAATTAAAAAATTTGATCGGCGAAACCCTGGCAGCATTGCCTAATTACCTGAATGGCGCTGGTGGTTCGCGACTGTTAAGCGGAAATACCAAATTTACGGAAGAAACCGAACAGTTTATTGCCGATTTTCATCTGGCCGAAAGCGGATTAATCTTTAACTCTGGTTACGATGCCAATGTTGGGCTGCTATCTAGCATCCCGCAACGTGGCGACACGATTATCACTGACGAATTGATTCATGCGAGTATTATAGATGGCTGTAGATTAAGCCATGCTATACGTTATAAATTTCTTCATAATGATATAAACGATCTTGAAAACAAACTTAAACTGGCAAAAGGGAACATATTTGTGGTGGTAGAAAGCGTTTATTCTATGGATGGAGATATTTCACCATTAATAGCGATATCGAATCTTTGCGAGCGCTACCAGGCCAGCCTGATTGTGGATGAAGCTCATGCTATAGGCGTTTTTGGCGCAAACGGTCGCGGATTGATCAACCAGCTTAACCTAACTGATCAGGTATTCGCACGCATTGTTACCTTTGGAAAAGCCTTAGGGTTACATGGAGCCATTATTTTAGGAAGTAAAAACTTACGCCATTACCTGATTAATTTTGCACGATCGTTCATTTACACCACAGCTGCTCCTATTCATAATATCGTTGCGGTTAGTTCTGCGTACCAACACTTAAATAAAATTGATCATCAGCTTATTCACCAAAAAATTGCGTTGTTTAGAAAAGCGTTAAAAGAACAGAAGATCGATGCACTCGATAGCGAAAGTACTATTCAGGGGATTTTGTTTTCATCAAACGAAGCAACCAAACTGGCCGCTAAAACACTGCAAAGCAAAGGTTTCGATGTACGGGCAATATTAAGTCCAACAGTAGCACCAGGCAAAGAAAGGCTCAGAATCTGCCTTCACACCTTTAATACCGACGAGGAAATTATTTCGTTGGTTAATCATCTTAAAGAATTAAATTAA
- the bioD gene encoding dethiobiotin synthase, whose protein sequence is MAKYFITGIGTGIGKTLISAILTEKLKADYWKPIQSGDLDTSDSITIDRLISNTQTVIHPESYRLTQPLSPHLSAKLDGIEIDLDKINIPLTDNHLVIEGAGGLMVPLNENELIIDLIKKLNVEVILVSQNYLGSINHTLLSINLLKQYEIPIKGVIFNGDENLETERYIQQYAKIKKLGSVPNLKNIDREKVLAVGQNLFI, encoded by the coding sequence ATGGCTAAATACTTTATCACAGGAATTGGTACAGGAATCGGAAAAACATTGATCAGTGCCATTTTAACAGAAAAATTAAAGGCAGATTATTGGAAACCGATCCAATCTGGAGATTTAGATACCAGCGATAGTATAACAATAGATCGTTTAATTAGCAATACACAAACGGTTATCCACCCAGAAAGCTACAGATTAACACAGCCCCTATCACCGCATTTATCGGCGAAATTAGATGGTATTGAGATTGATCTTGATAAAATCAATATTCCTTTAACTGATAACCACTTAGTTATTGAAGGCGCTGGTGGTTTAATGGTCCCCTTAAACGAAAACGAACTGATTATTGACCTAATCAAAAAGTTGAATGTAGAAGTGATATTGGTTTCACAGAACTATCTGGGCAGCATTAACCATACGCTTTTATCAATCAATCTACTTAAACAATACGAAATCCCAATTAAAGGAGTCATTTTCAATGGCGATGAAAATCTTGAAACGGAAAGATATATTCAGCAATATGCTAAAATAAAAAAGCTAGGTAGCGTACCTAATTTAAAAAATATCGATAGAGAAAAAGTACTGGCTGTCGGCCAAAATCTTTTTATTTAA
- a CDS encoding GDSL-type esterase/lipase family protein: MKSLFNKLLLASCTLLLLNLTALKAQEVKWDSTYRPGKYVELVAKFKADPKSRKDIVFLGNSITAGTDWAKLLDLPQAKNRGISGDITFGVLERLQDVIDGKPAKVFILIGINDISRNIPDSVILRNYKTMIARIRKGSKKTHIYFNTLLPVNSAFEKFKNHYGKDEHILWLNDEIRKFASKNVTVIDLYPNFTDQDKHLRAELTKDGLHLIPAGYQVWADFLKKAGYLTER; the protein is encoded by the coding sequence ATGAAATCACTTTTTAATAAGCTATTATTAGCTTCTTGTACATTATTACTGCTGAATTTAACGGCATTAAAAGCGCAGGAAGTAAAATGGGACAGCACCTATCGTCCGGGGAAATATGTGGAGCTGGTGGCTAAGTTTAAAGCAGATCCAAAGTCAAGAAAGGATATTGTATTTTTAGGCAACAGCATTACTGCCGGAACAGATTGGGCTAAACTTTTAGATCTTCCACAAGCAAAAAACAGGGGGATTTCTGGTGATATTACTTTTGGTGTTTTAGAGCGTTTGCAAGATGTGATTGATGGTAAACCAGCAAAAGTGTTTATCCTGATCGGTATAAACGATATCTCCAGGAATATTCCAGATAGTGTGATCTTAAGGAATTATAAAACAATGATTGCCAGAATCAGAAAAGGTTCTAAGAAAACGCACATCTATTTCAATACGCTTTTGCCAGTTAACAGTGCTTTCGAAAAATTTAAAAACCATTATGGCAAAGACGAACACATTCTTTGGTTGAATGATGAAATCAGAAAATTTGCGTCTAAAAATGTAACCGTTATCGATCTGTATCCAAATTTTACCGATCAGGACAAACATTTAAGGGCTGAGCTTACCAAAGATGGTTTACACCTTATTCCTGCTGGGTACCAGGTTTGGGCCGATTTTCTTAAAAAAGCTGGTTATCTAACAGAGCGTTAA